A portion of the Vicinamibacterales bacterium genome contains these proteins:
- a CDS encoding cupin domain-containing protein, with product MADPAQYPYKTFLNVYYQPLETVDVQKLVEACTDSWYNQTLTRVNDAVVRLGVLHGEYHWHKHDHEDEFFYVVEGRLIVDLEARSVELLPRQGITVPRGVMHRTRAPERSVILMVEAAGVVPTGD from the coding sequence ATGGCCGACCCGGCACAGTACCCGTACAAGACGTTCCTCAACGTCTACTATCAGCCGCTCGAAACCGTGGACGTGCAGAAACTGGTCGAAGCCTGCACGGACTCCTGGTACAACCAGACGCTGACCCGCGTGAACGATGCCGTCGTGCGGCTTGGCGTCCTCCACGGCGAGTATCACTGGCACAAGCACGACCACGAGGACGAGTTCTTCTACGTCGTCGAAGGTCGCCTCATCGTGGACCTCGAAGCCAGGTCCGTCGAACTCCTCCCCCGCCAGGGCATCACCGTGCCGCGCGGCGTGATGCACCGGACGCGTGCGCCCGAACGAAGCGTGATCCTGATGGTTGAGGCGGCGGGTGTCGTTCCGACGGGCGACTGA
- a CDS encoding DUF1572 family protein, translating to MTTEQHVLDDALLQLRKLKAQADKAIAQVDDGHLFATLDAETNSIALIMKHLAGNMRSRWTDFLTSDGEKPDRERDNEFVNQPGETRAAITAAWEDGWTRVFDAITSLAPGDLQQTVRIRGEAHSVLQAVNRQLTHYAAHVGQIVLLAKHYAGPRWQTLSIPRRKSNEFDGSTPGGRHRLHGSPAEGPPPDEGVWQHFLRFLQTAPPLPGPEEMLKHYGQALSAEGLAQGDVQRRIGGLLAQMRRRSEAWPLLFDRIYASGAPNVTGQANALLMAVAASRAPGRALEVAVGHGRNAVALAAAGWDVTGIDVSEEGLAVARANAERNGVQLTLCRESDEGFDFGEHAWDLIAVIYGPVAITDPAYAGRLHRAVKPGGLVVVESFASDSAAPRRRPVDIDPADLRRAFDAFRLVRFEDAEGMSDWDPQPTRLVRMVAEKR from the coding sequence ATGACCACCGAGCAGCACGTTCTCGACGATGCGCTCCTGCAGTTGCGGAAGCTCAAGGCGCAGGCCGACAAGGCGATCGCACAGGTTGACGATGGCCACCTGTTCGCCACGCTGGACGCCGAGACGAACAGCATCGCGCTCATCATGAAGCACCTGGCCGGGAACATGCGCTCCCGGTGGACGGACTTTCTCACGTCGGACGGCGAGAAGCCGGACCGCGAACGAGACAACGAGTTCGTCAACCAGCCGGGCGAGACGCGCGCCGCCATCACGGCCGCGTGGGAGGACGGCTGGACGCGCGTCTTCGACGCGATCACTTCGCTCGCGCCGGGAGACCTGCAGCAGACCGTGCGAATTCGGGGTGAGGCGCACTCGGTGCTCCAGGCAGTCAACCGGCAGTTGACGCACTATGCGGCTCACGTGGGCCAGATCGTTCTGCTGGCGAAGCACTATGCCGGACCGCGGTGGCAGACGCTGAGCATTCCGCGACGGAAGTCGAACGAGTTCGACGGCTCGACGCCCGGCGGTCGCCATCGTCTTCACGGCAGCCCCGCCGAGGGGCCGCCTCCAGACGAGGGCGTGTGGCAGCACTTCCTGCGTTTCCTACAGACGGCTCCCCCGCTGCCCGGGCCCGAGGAGATGCTCAAGCACTACGGGCAGGCGCTTTCGGCCGAGGGCCTGGCACAGGGCGACGTGCAGCGGCGGATTGGCGGGCTGCTCGCGCAGATGCGGCGCCGCTCCGAGGCCTGGCCGCTGCTGTTCGACCGAATCTACGCAAGCGGTGCGCCCAATGTCACCGGGCAGGCAAACGCCCTGCTGATGGCGGTGGCTGCATCACGTGCACCTGGGCGCGCGCTGGAAGTGGCGGTCGGTCACGGCCGCAACGCGGTGGCGCTGGCGGCCGCCGGGTGGGACGTGACGGGCATCGACGTGTCCGAGGAGGGACTCGCCGTCGCGCGGGCGAACGCGGAGCGGAATGGCGTTCAGTTGACGCTCTGCCGCGAGTCGGACGAGGGATTCGATTTTGGCGAGCACGCCTGGGACCTGATCGCGGTGATCTACGGTCCAGTCGCCATCACGGATCCTGCCTATGCCGGACGGCTGCATCGCGCGGTAAAGCCCGGCGGCCTCGTGGTGGTCGAGAGTTTCGCATCCGACAGCGCCGCACCCCGCCGTCGGCCGGTGGACATCGACCCGGCCGACCTCCGGCGCGCCTTCGATGCCTTTCGTCTCGTTCGATTCGAAGACGCCGAGGGGATGTCGGACTGGGACCCGCAGCCGACGCGGCTCGTCCGGATGGTGGCGGAGAAGCGGTAG
- a CDS encoding MBL fold metallo-hydrolase, with protein MVHRRSRLVLAYVAVWGLLALPGAPIAGQAARDEPLRPGWCRQLPRPGYASLARVPSADPWFEVYRIRPGVFAIYEPRQWEEVISYVIVGTRQALLFDTGIGVGNMHEVVSRLTSLPVTVLNSHTHFDHVGGNADFPRILNVDVDYARKNAAGATNDYAAWDALAPERLCGPLPAGVTRASYRIRPWRATGTVREGQRLDLGGRELEVLMTPGHTPDSLCLLDRANRLLFTGDTFYLGPIYLYIPETNVRAYSASVARLAALVPTLDLLLPAHNLPVADPKYLTRLDDALRDVAARRVKAVPTDGYLEYRFDGFSLLMSARVK; from the coding sequence ATGGTGCACCGCCGATCGCGTCTCGTCCTGGCGTACGTGGCCGTGTGGGGCCTGCTGGCCCTTCCCGGTGCGCCGATCGCGGGGCAGGCCGCGCGCGACGAGCCCCTGAGGCCTGGGTGGTGCCGGCAGTTGCCGCGTCCGGGCTACGCGTCGCTCGCGCGCGTGCCGTCTGCCGACCCCTGGTTCGAGGTCTACCGCATTCGCCCCGGCGTCTTCGCCATCTACGAACCGCGCCAGTGGGAAGAGGTCATCTCGTACGTCATCGTCGGCACGAGGCAGGCGCTGCTGTTCGACACCGGGATCGGCGTCGGGAACATGCACGAGGTCGTGTCCCGCCTGACGAGCCTGCCGGTCACCGTGCTGAACTCCCACACGCACTTCGACCACGTGGGGGGCAACGCCGACTTTCCCCGGATCCTGAACGTGGACGTGGACTACGCGCGAAAGAACGCGGCCGGCGCCACCAACGACTACGCCGCCTGGGATGCGCTCGCGCCCGAGCGGCTGTGCGGGCCGCTGCCCGCCGGCGTGACCCGCGCGTCCTACCGGATCAGGCCGTGGCGCGCGACGGGAACCGTCCGCGAGGGGCAGCGCCTCGACCTGGGCGGCCGCGAACTCGAAGTCCTGATGACGCCCGGGCACACGCCTGATTCGCTCTGCCTGCTCGACCGGGCGAACCGGCTGCTCTTCACAGGCGACACGTTCTACCTGGGTCCGATCTACCTCTACATCCCGGAGACCAACGTCCGCGCCTATTCCGCGTCCGTGGCGCGGCTTGCCGCCCTCGTGCCGACACTCGACCTGCTGCTCCCGGCGCACAACCTCCCGGTCGCCGATCCGAAGTACCTGACGCGGCTCGACGATGCGCTGCGCGACGTGGCGGCGCGCCGGGTGAAGGCCGTCCCAACCGACGGCTACCTCGAATACCGCTTCGACGGCTTTTCGCTCCTGATGTCGGCCCGCGTCAAGTAG
- a CDS encoding helix-turn-helix transcriptional regulator, protein MNVSKDLVAASATPLVLAILAEGDSYGYAIIKRVAELSGGHLQWTDGMLYPVLHRLERQGHVAAKWSAPENGRRRKYYRITREGRAQLAAQRQQWKAVDGTLRGIWMQVCTV, encoded by the coding sequence ATGAACGTGAGCAAGGACCTGGTTGCTGCTTCCGCCACGCCGCTCGTGCTCGCCATCCTTGCCGAAGGCGACAGTTACGGCTACGCCATCATCAAGCGGGTGGCCGAGTTGTCAGGCGGCCACCTGCAGTGGACCGACGGCATGCTCTATCCGGTGCTGCACCGGCTCGAGCGCCAAGGTCATGTCGCGGCGAAGTGGTCCGCGCCCGAGAACGGCCGCAGGCGCAAGTACTACCGAATCACTAGAGAAGGCCGAGCGCAGCTCGCCGCCCAGCGGCAGCAGTGGAAGGCCGTGGACGGTACCCTGCGGGGTATCTGGATGCAGGTGTGCACGGTATGA